A single window of Sulfitobacter sp. JL08 DNA harbors:
- a CDS encoding ABCB family ABC transporter ATP-binding protein/permease, with protein MSLTSEEISAEERRSGWRTLRKVGPYLWPDGQAWVKRRVVLSLFVLVLAKLVTVYTPVLYKGAVDALADEGVPMLALGAVGLTVAYGMARLLSVAFQQLRDAIFAAVGQRALRQLALETFAHIHRLSMRYHITRKTGGLSRIIERGVKGVDFLLRFLIFSIGPLIIELLLIGVILTVLFDVWYLVVVAVTIAFYVWFTFAVTEWRVKLRREMNDQDTDANQKAIDSLLNYETVKYFGAEAREAARYDVAMRQYESAALKTSYSLAFLNFGQSLLITAGLIGVMVMAALGVQQGALTVGDFVMVNAYMLQIAVPLNFLGTVYREIRQSLVDMGEMFDLLEQPQEVTDKPGAKPLQVNGGKIELDDVHFGYDPARSILNGVSLTVDAGKTVAIVGSTGSGKSTIGRLLFRFYDVTKGALKIDGQDVRDITQDSLHDAIGVVPQDTVLFNDTIRYNIAYGKEGATQDEVEAAARAAQIHDFIMRLPEGYDTAVGERGLKLSGGEKQRVGIARTLLKNPPILLLDEATSALDSETEHEIQDALHRAGEGRTVITIAHRLSTVADADQIIVLEAGKIVERGTHDDLLAQNGRYAQLWHRQQSEEQAA; from the coding sequence ATGTCTCTCACCTCTGAAGAAATATCCGCTGAAGAGCGCCGGTCCGGCTGGCGCACATTGCGCAAGGTCGGCCCTTATCTGTGGCCTGACGGGCAGGCCTGGGTCAAACGCCGCGTTGTCCTGTCGCTGTTCGTTCTGGTTCTGGCCAAACTGGTCACGGTCTATACGCCTGTCCTTTACAAAGGGGCCGTGGATGCTCTTGCGGATGAAGGTGTGCCGATGCTGGCGCTGGGGGCGGTAGGGCTGACAGTGGCCTATGGCATGGCGCGCCTGTTGTCTGTGGCGTTCCAGCAATTGCGCGATGCGATTTTTGCTGCTGTCGGACAACGTGCGCTGCGCCAGCTGGCGCTGGAAACCTTTGCACACATCCACCGCCTGTCGATGCGCTATCACATCACGCGCAAGACCGGCGGGCTAAGCCGCATTATCGAACGCGGCGTCAAGGGCGTGGATTTCCTGTTGCGGTTCCTGATCTTCAGCATTGGTCCGCTGATCATCGAACTGCTGCTGATCGGGGTGATCCTGACCGTTCTCTTCGATGTCTGGTATCTGGTGGTCGTGGCCGTGACCATCGCGTTCTACGTCTGGTTTACCTTTGCCGTGACCGAATGGCGGGTGAAACTGCGCCGCGAAATGAACGATCAGGATACTGATGCCAACCAGAAGGCGATCGACAGCCTGCTGAATTATGAAACCGTCAAATATTTCGGCGCCGAAGCGCGCGAGGCTGCCCGCTATGACGTGGCGATGCGGCAATACGAAAGCGCGGCGCTGAAAACATCCTATTCGCTGGCGTTTTTGAATTTCGGCCAATCGCTGCTGATCACGGCAGGATTGATCGGCGTCATGGTCATGGCGGCACTTGGTGTGCAGCAGGGCGCACTGACGGTGGGTGATTTCGTGATGGTCAACGCCTACATGCTGCAAATCGCCGTGCCGCTGAATTTTCTGGGCACGGTCTACCGCGAAATCCGCCAGTCACTGGTGGACATGGGCGAAATGTTCGATCTGCTGGAACAACCCCAGGAAGTGACGGACAAGCCGGGCGCCAAGCCTTTGCAGGTGAATGGAGGCAAGATCGAACTGGACGATGTGCATTTCGGCTATGATCCTGCGCGCTCTATCCTGAACGGCGTGTCGCTGACGGTTGATGCGGGCAAGACCGTGGCCATTGTGGGATCGACCGGATCAGGCAAATCCACCATCGGGCGGTTGCTGTTCCGGTTTTACGACGTGACAAAGGGCGCTTTGAAAATCGACGGGCAGGACGTGCGCGACATCACACAAGACAGCCTGCATGACGCCATCGGCGTGGTGCCGCAGGATACTGTGCTGTTCAATGACACGATCCGCTACAACATCGCATACGGCAAAGAGGGCGCAACCCAGGACGAGGTCGAGGCCGCTGCCCGTGCTGCGCAAATCCACGACTTTATCATGCGCCTTCCCGAAGGTTATGACACGGCCGTGGGCGAACGCGGGTTAAAGCTGTCTGGCGGGGAAAAGCAACGCGTCGGGATCGCCCGCACATTGCTCAAGAACCCGCCAATTCTGCTGCTGGACGAAGCGACATCGGCGCTGGACAGCGAAACCGAACATGAAATTCAGGACGCGCTGCACCGCGCGGGCGAAGGGCGCACGGTGATCACCATCGCCCACCGTCTGAGCACGGTCGCCGACGCCGACCAGATCATCGTGCTGGAGGCGGGCAAGATCGTCGAACGCGGCACCCATGATGATTTGCTGGCGCAAAATGGGCGCTATGCCCAGCTTTGGCATCGTCAGCAATCCGAAGAACAGGCGGCGTAG
- a CDS encoding DUF302 domain-containing protein encodes MAADLIHKISPHSVSVTIDRLAAAVEGAGAKVFARVDHAAGAESVGEELRPTQMLMFGNPKLGSPAMQAAQTSGLDLPLRVLAFADAEGVVHVVYHDPAELAATHGIAPDAEVIAKMTGALGKLTDKAVASE; translated from the coding sequence ATGGCCGCCGACCTGATCCACAAAATCAGCCCCCATTCCGTCAGCGTCACCATCGACCGTCTGGCCGCCGCCGTCGAAGGGGCCGGTGCCAAGGTGTTTGCGCGGGTCGATCACGCCGCTGGCGCGGAGAGCGTTGGCGAGGAACTGCGCCCGACACAGATGCTGATGTTCGGCAATCCGAAACTGGGATCACCCGCGATGCAGGCGGCGCAGACATCCGGGCTCGACCTGCCGCTGCGGGTTTTGGCCTTTGCCGATGCCGAAGGTGTCGTGCATGTGGTTTATCATGATCCGGCAGAGCTTGCCGCGACGCACGGCATTGCGCCCGATGCAGAAGTGATCGCCAAGATGACCGGCGCATTGGGCAAGCTGACGGACAAGGCTGTGGCATCGGAATAA
- a CDS encoding efflux RND transporter permease subunit — protein sequence MTGLVDWAANRARMVLAFIALSLLAGGFAYFSLPKEGEPDIEIPALFVSVPFPGISAADSETLLVKVMETELSDLDGLKTMTSTASESYAGVALEFDFGWDKTKIMADVRDAMNTAEAQFPDGAEKYSIVEINFSEFPIIIVNLTGPVPERTMARVAKDLQDELEGLEPVLEAGIAGNRDEMLEVIIDPLRLESYNVSASELIAVVQNNNQLIAAGEVETAQGTFAVKIPSSFDEPRDVYALPVKTNGDRVVTLGDLAQINLTFEDRLGTARFNGETTVALQVVKRKGFNLIDTATLVRETVEQAKANWPPELRAAVKVGTSNDQSRIVGSMVSQLEGSVLTAIALVMIVVLAALGTRAALLVGFAIPTSFLLCFVFLAVMGVTISNIVMFGLILAVGMLVDGAIVVVEYADKRIKEGTGPMHAYVEAAQRMFWPIVSSTATTLCAFLPMLFWPGVPGEFMGMLPVTLIFVLSASLIVALIYLPVMGGVTGRMSRMFGRTSDALRARLPWLARAALVPVALYMLFLGAMQVLNPHYLLPDTASVLSGELFGVALFLFAAFSASVTLGAARIERKARKIRAGHSRTPFGLFTKFIAGNPITPLVTIAVVGFGVMTVFGLFATNNNGVEFFVESEPEQATVYVRARGNISLTEADNMVAQVEDIVMAHPGVVNVFSFAGDGGLNTDSSGNSIPKDTVGQVQFETIPWEDRPTQTEKWFFGLLERQISSVEFDGDTVIDELNAELAKLPGFEAEILALAQGPASGKPVHLRLKGDDFEVLKDAANIARDKFDSTPALTQIEDTRPLPGIDWQIDVDVEKAGRYGADVATVGAMVQLVTRGVLLDTMRVDTSDEEIEIRVRLPEEDRVLSTLDTLKVRTSDGLVPLSNFITRKPVAKLAEISRVDQQRYFDVKADFLPAMVKFVTDAGTPQAQILAVAHTVPEDQGTGSAEAKPGTFIGPNDTEYDQLRLSEGVSMDTLTSALEDGSLSAVPINANERIAELTKWLETEPLPDGVAWEWTGDQEEQEESGAFLMNAFAGALGLMFIILLAQFNSFYNSFLVLIAVVLSTTGVLIGMMVMNQPFSIIMTGTGIVALAGIVVNNNIVLIDTYQEYSRYMPRIEAIVRTAEARIRPVLLTTITTMAGLAPMMFGLSLDFIGGGYTINSPTALWWKQLATAVVFGLGIATVLTLIVTPSMLALRVWFTTYVHWFARLLAKLSMGSSSKAAKDWALQRAARRLKAPEIIWTDPDLPLAPVDTAPLKAAE from the coding sequence ATGACCGGACTAGTCGACTGGGCCGCCAACAGGGCCCGAATGGTTCTGGCCTTTATCGCCCTGTCCCTGCTGGCGGGCGGTTTTGCCTATTTCTCGCTTCCCAAGGAAGGCGAGCCGGATATCGAAATTCCGGCGCTGTTCGTTTCGGTACCGTTTCCCGGCATTTCTGCCGCCGACAGTGAAACGTTGCTGGTCAAGGTGATGGAAACCGAACTGTCCGATCTGGACGGCCTGAAAACCATGACCTCAACTGCCAGCGAAAGCTATGCGGGCGTTGCGCTGGAGTTCGATTTCGGCTGGGACAAAACCAAGATCATGGCCGATGTGCGCGACGCGATGAACACGGCCGAGGCCCAGTTTCCCGACGGTGCCGAAAAATATTCGATTGTCGAGATCAACTTTTCCGAATTTCCGATCATCATCGTGAACCTGACCGGCCCGGTTCCTGAACGCACAATGGCGCGTGTTGCCAAGGACTTGCAGGACGAGCTTGAAGGGCTTGAACCGGTGCTTGAGGCCGGGATTGCGGGCAATCGCGACGAAATGCTTGAAGTGATCATCGATCCGCTGCGCCTTGAATCCTACAATGTGTCGGCCAGCGAACTGATCGCCGTGGTTCAGAACAACAACCAGCTGATCGCCGCGGGCGAGGTTGAAACAGCGCAGGGCACATTTGCCGTCAAAATCCCTTCGTCTTTTGACGAACCGCGCGATGTCTATGCCCTGCCCGTCAAGACCAATGGCGACCGTGTCGTGACATTAGGTGATCTGGCGCAGATCAATCTGACGTTTGAGGATCGTCTGGGCACCGCGCGTTTCAACGGGGAAACCACCGTTGCTTTGCAGGTGGTCAAACGCAAAGGCTTTAACCTGATTGATACCGCAACGCTGGTGCGCGAAACGGTTGAACAGGCCAAGGCCAACTGGCCGCCCGAATTGCGCGCGGCGGTCAAGGTGGGAACCTCGAACGACCAGTCGCGCATTGTCGGTTCCATGGTCAGCCAGTTGGAAGGCTCGGTTCTGACGGCGATTGCGCTGGTGATGATCGTGGTGCTGGCCGCCCTGGGTACGCGCGCCGCCCTGCTGGTCGGCTTTGCGATTCCGACATCGTTCCTTTTATGTTTCGTATTCCTGGCTGTGATGGGGGTGACCATCTCGAACATCGTGATGTTCGGCCTTATTCTGGCCGTGGGGATGCTGGTTGATGGTGCGATCGTTGTGGTCGAATATGCCGACAAGCGCATCAAGGAAGGCACCGGCCCGATGCACGCCTATGTCGAGGCGGCGCAGCGGATGTTCTGGCCCATCGTCAGTTCCACCGCGACCACGCTGTGTGCCTTTTTGCCGATGCTGTTCTGGCCCGGCGTTCCGGGCGAATTCATGGGCATGTTGCCCGTCACGCTGATTTTCGTGCTGTCCGCATCGCTGATCGTGGCGCTGATCTATCTGCCTGTCATGGGCGGTGTCACCGGCCGGATGAGCCGCATGTTCGGGCGCACATCGGATGCGCTGCGTGCCCGCCTGCCGTGGCTTGCGCGCGCGGCGCTGGTGCCTGTGGCCCTTTACATGCTATTCCTGGGTGCGATGCAGGTGCTTAATCCGCATTACCTGCTGCCCGATACGGCATCCGTTCTTTCGGGCGAACTGTTCGGCGTTGCGCTGTTCCTGTTCGCGGCCTTCTCTGCGTCGGTCACGCTGGGGGCTGCACGGATCGAACGCAAGGCCCGTAAAATCAGGGCCGGTCACAGCCGTACCCCGTTCGGGTTGTTCACCAAGTTCATCGCCGGCAACCCGATCACGCCGCTGGTTACAATCGCTGTTGTGGGCTTTGGCGTGATGACCGTGTTCGGCCTGTTTGCGACCAACAATAACGGTGTCGAGTTCTTTGTGGAATCCGAACCCGAACAGGCCACCGTTTACGTGCGGGCCCGTGGCAACATTTCCCTGACCGAGGCCGACAACATGGTGGCGCAGGTCGAAGATATCGTGATGGCCCATCCCGGTGTGGTCAACGTGTTCTCGTTCGCCGGTGATGGCGGTTTGAACACCGATTCCAGCGGAAATTCGATCCCCAAGGACACGGTGGGACAGGTCCAGTTTGAAACGATCCCGTGGGAAGACCGCCCGACCCAGACCGAAAAATGGTTTTTCGGCCTGCTGGAACGCCAGATCAGTTCGGTTGAATTTGATGGCGATACGGTGATCGACGAACTGAACGCCGAACTTGCCAAATTGCCGGGGTTCGAGGCTGAAATTCTGGCGCTAGCGCAAGGCCCGGCATCCGGCAAACCGGTACATCTGCGCCTGAAAGGCGATGATTTCGAGGTTCTGAAAGACGCCGCAAACATCGCCCGCGACAAATTCGACTCAACCCCTGCCCTAACCCAGATCGAAGACACCCGCCCCCTGCCCGGCATCGACTGGCAGATTGACGTAGACGTTGAAAAAGCGGGGCGTTACGGCGCCGATGTCGCCACTGTGGGTGCGATGGTTCAACTGGTCACGCGGGGCGTGTTGCTGGACACGATGCGTGTCGATACCAGCGACGAAGAAATTGAAATCCGCGTCCGCCTGCCCGAAGAAGATCGCGTTCTCAGCACGCTTGATACGCTCAAGGTACGCACCTCCGACGGGCTGGTTCCGCTTAGCAACTTCATCACCCGCAAACCGGTGGCCAAACTGGCCGAGATCAGCCGTGTCGACCAGCAACGCTATTTCGACGTGAAGGCGGATTTCCTGCCTGCAATGGTGAAATTCGTAACCGATGCAGGCACCCCGCAGGCGCAAATTCTGGCGGTGGCCCACACCGTACCCGAAGATCAGGGCACCGGATCGGCCGAGGCGAAACCAGGCACTTTCATCGGCCCGAACGACACTGAATACGACCAGTTGCGCCTGAGCGAGGGTGTCAGCATGGATACGCTGACTTCGGCGCTGGAGGATGGCAGCCTGAGCGCTGTACCAATCAACGCCAACGAACGTATTGCCGAACTGACCAAATGGCTGGAAACCGAACCGCTGCCAGACGGCGTGGCGTGGGAATGGACCGGCGATCAGGAAGAACAGGAAGAAAGCGGTGCGTTCCTGATGAATGCGTTTGCCGGTGCGCTGGGGCTGATGTTCATCATCCTGCTGGCGCAGTTCAATTCGTTCTACAATTCGTTTCTGGTGCTGATCGCGGTGGTGTTGTCCACCACCGGCGTGCTGATCGGCATGATGGTGATGAACCAGCCGTTTTCGATCATCATGACGGGCACCGGTATTGTCGCCTTGGCGGGGATCGTGGTGAACAACAACATTGTTCTGATCGACACCTATCAGGAATATTCCCGCTATATGCCCCGGATCGAGGCGATCGTGCGCACTGCCGAAGCGCGCATCCGCCCCGTTCTGCTGACCACGATCACGACAATGGCGGGGCTTGCCCCGATGATGTTCGGGCTGTCGCTGGATTTCATCGGCGGTGGCTATACCATCAACAGCCCCACGGCGCTGTGGTGGAAACAGCTGGCCACCGCTGTTGTGTTCGGCCTTGGCATTGCCACGGTGCTGACGCTGATCGTGACGCCTTCGATGCTGGCGCTGCGCGTCTGGTTCACCACCTACGTGCACTGGTTCGCGCGTCTGCTGGCGAAACTGTCGATGGGCAGCAGTTCGAAAGCCGCCAAAGACTGGGCCTTGCAACGCGCCGCGCGCCGCCTGAAAGCGCCCGAGATCATCTGGACAGATCCCGATCTGCCTTTGGCGCCGGTCGATACCGCCCCGCTCAAGGCTGCTGAGTAA
- a CDS encoding efflux RND transporter periplasmic adaptor subunit, which yields MRLIPVLTALLVAGFLYLVVFERDELKAFALGEDAPTSETVEAEVAATPAVGVVARHSVAQVIDSAVVLRGQTEANRQVDVRSEISAQVISDPLLKGAFVNKGDVLCRLDAGTRNATLADAQANLLEAESRVPEAEARLEEARARVKEAQINNNAAEKLSQGGYASETRVAGAIAAVRAAQANEQSAMAGVKAAKSGIQSAQATVALAEKEIERLTITAPFEGLLESDTAELGSLMQPGSLCATIIQLDPINLVGFVPETEVNRVEVGARAGAKLVSGELVEGRVIFLSRSADPETRTFRVEIEVPNADLHIRDGQTAEILIGAEGAKAHLLPQSALTLNDQGTLGVRVVDAEQTAQFQPVTLLRDTVDGVWLAGLPDMADVILVGQEFVIDGVPVVPTYQEVKQ from the coding sequence ATGCGATTGATTCCTGTCCTCACCGCTCTGCTGGTGGCCGGATTTTTGTATTTGGTTGTGTTCGAGCGCGACGAGCTGAAGGCGTTTGCCCTGGGCGAAGACGCGCCGACATCCGAAACCGTCGAGGCCGAAGTAGCGGCAACCCCCGCCGTGGGTGTGGTGGCACGCCATTCCGTGGCACAGGTTATCGACAGCGCGGTTGTATTGCGCGGCCAAACCGAAGCGAACCGTCAGGTTGATGTCAGATCAGAAATATCGGCGCAGGTGATTTCCGACCCGCTTTTGAAAGGCGCGTTTGTGAACAAGGGCGATGTGCTGTGCCGTCTGGATGCAGGCACCCGGAATGCCACGCTGGCGGATGCCCAGGCCAATCTGCTTGAGGCGGAAAGCCGCGTTCCCGAGGCCGAGGCCCGTCTGGAAGAGGCCCGTGCCCGCGTGAAAGAAGCGCAGATTAACAATAACGCAGCCGAAAAACTGTCTCAGGGCGGTTACGCATCCGAAACCCGCGTGGCGGGTGCCATCGCCGCCGTGCGCGCGGCACAGGCCAACGAACAATCGGCCATGGCCGGGGTCAAGGCCGCGAAATCGGGCATCCAGTCGGCGCAGGCCACCGTTGCGCTGGCCGAAAAGGAAATTGAACGGCTGACCATCACGGCCCCTTTCGAAGGGTTGCTGGAAAGCGATACCGCCGAACTGGGCAGCCTGATGCAGCCAGGATCATTGTGCGCCACGATTATCCAGCTTGATCCGATCAATCTGGTCGGCTTTGTGCCGGAAACCGAGGTGAACCGCGTCGAAGTGGGGGCCCGGGCCGGTGCGAAACTGGTATCGGGTGAACTGGTGGAAGGGCGCGTTATCTTTCTTTCGCGCTCTGCCGATCCGGAAACCCGCACCTTTCGCGTCGAAATCGAGGTGCCTAATGCCGATCTGCATATCCGCGACGGGCAAACAGCCGAAATCCTGATCGGGGCAGAAGGCGCCAAGGCGCATCTGTTGCCGCAATCGGCGCTTACGCTGAATGATCAGGGCACCTTGGGCGTGCGTGTTGTGGATGCCGAGCAGACCGCCCAGTTCCAGCCCGTCACCCTGCTGCGCGATACTGTCGATGGCGTCTGGCTGGCCGGATTGCCGGACATGGCCGACGTGATCCTTGTGGGGCAGGAATTCGTGATTGATGGCGTGCCTGTCGTGCCGACATATCAAGAGGTCAAACAATGA
- a CDS encoding tetratricopeptide repeat protein: MSDTDSFIEEVSEEVRRDKLYATFKKYGWIAALFILVVVGGATWSEWRKAQGRAAAEQLGDDMLAALEMNDAAARVAAFEQITPQAGPDAGQPVLDFLKAAEQAEAGDAAGAAQTLNDLAVNGDIPEIYRQIAAFKALSLKDSGISDEEKRTQFEALARPGAPLRLLAMEQLALLDIKNGQIDAAIATLQAVLDDAQVSAGLQQRAAQVIVALGGTPNINVPAEG, encoded by the coding sequence ATGAGCGACACCGACAGTTTTATCGAAGAGGTCAGCGAAGAAGTCCGCCGCGACAAGCTTTATGCGACATTCAAGAAATACGGCTGGATTGCCGCATTGTTCATTCTGGTGGTTGTCGGTGGTGCAACATGGTCGGAATGGCGCAAAGCCCAGGGGCGCGCCGCCGCCGAACAATTGGGCGACGATATGCTGGCGGCCCTTGAAATGAACGATGCCGCCGCCCGGGTCGCCGCTTTTGAACAGATCACGCCACAGGCGGGGCCGGATGCCGGACAGCCGGTTCTGGATTTCCTGAAAGCCGCAGAACAGGCCGAAGCCGGCGATGCCGCGGGCGCTGCGCAAACCCTGAACGATCTGGCTGTGAACGGGGATATTCCAGAGATTTACCGCCAGATCGCCGCATTCAAGGCATTGAGCCTGAAAGACAGCGGCATCAGCGATGAAGAAAAGCGAACACAGTTCGAAGCGCTGGCCCGTCCCGGCGCACCATTGCGCCTGCTGGCGATGGAGCAACTGGCATTGCTGGATATCAAAAACGGTCAGATCGATGCAGCGATCGCAACACTTCAGGCCGTTCTGGATGACGCGCAAGTCAGCGCAGGCTTGCAACAACGCGCCGCACAGGTGATTGTGGCTCTGGGCGGCACGCCAAATATAAACGTGCCCGCAGAAGGCTGA
- a CDS encoding PQQ-like beta-propeller repeat protein: MTPIAPAFLRTLALALTGTLFLSACEDDRILPGVREDLRSELDEEAGLASADAVVNESRPISLPAQRTNANWPQNAGSPGLRAEHAALSRAPQRIWSAPIGEGDSRKFRITADPVVAQGRIYTLDAKSTVTATSTGGATLWQSNIRPARDSDKDATGGGIAYDDGRVYVSLGYGELAALDAATGAVIWTQQLDATGSGTPTVSGNLVYLVAGDDVGWAIEKATGRIVWQIISAGSVTNVLGAPAPAVTDTLAIFSFGSGQVVAVFRKGGLRRWDASVTGTRIGRAISGVSDITGSPVVRGNTVYVGNHTGRIVALDIANGERRWTATSGAISPVWPTGNAVFAITDTNELVRLDSASGNRVWAVDLPKYVKDKPKKRGEIFAHYGPVLAGGRLIVASNDGVLRSFDPVSGALLSTVEVPGGATTGPVVAGGVLYVVGTNGQLHAFR, from the coding sequence ATGACACCGATTGCCCCTGCGTTTCTTCGCACACTGGCCCTTGCCCTGACGGGCACCCTGTTTCTGAGCGCGTGTGAAGACGATCGCATCCTGCCCGGCGTGCGCGAGGATTTGCGCAGCGAACTGGATGAAGAGGCGGGGCTTGCCAGCGCCGATGCGGTCGTCAATGAAAGCCGGCCTATTTCGCTTCCGGCGCAGCGCACCAACGCGAACTGGCCGCAAAACGCCGGATCACCGGGCCTGCGCGCCGAACATGCGGCATTGTCGCGCGCGCCTCAGCGCATATGGTCGGCCCCGATTGGCGAAGGCGACAGCCGCAAGTTCCGTATCACCGCAGACCCGGTTGTGGCGCAGGGCCGCATTTACACGCTGGACGCAAAATCAACGGTCACGGCAACATCGACAGGCGGTGCAACCCTTTGGCAAAGCAACATCCGCCCTGCACGTGATTCCGATAAGGACGCCACCGGCGGCGGCATCGCCTATGACGACGGGCGCGTTTACGTGTCGCTTGGCTATGGCGAACTGGCAGCGCTGGATGCCGCAACGGGTGCCGTGATCTGGACCCAGCAACTTGACGCGACAGGCAGCGGTACGCCGACAGTGTCGGGCAACCTTGTCTATCTGGTGGCAGGCGACGATGTCGGCTGGGCCATCGAAAAGGCGACAGGCCGCATCGTTTGGCAAATCATTTCCGCCGGATCGGTTACAAATGTTCTGGGGGCTCCGGCCCCTGCGGTCACCGACACTCTGGCGATCTTTTCGTTCGGGTCAGGGCAGGTTGTTGCGGTGTTTCGCAAGGGCGGCCTGCGCCGCTGGGATGCTTCGGTCACCGGCACCCGGATCGGCCGTGCGATCAGCGGTGTCAGTGACATTACCGGTTCGCCGGTTGTGCGCGGCAATACCGTTTACGTGGGCAACCATACCGGACGTATCGTCGCTCTGGACATTGCCAACGGTGAACGCCGCTGGACCGCAACCAGTGGCGCGATCAGCCCGGTCTGGCCGACTGGCAACGCGGTTTTCGCCATCACCGACACCAACGAACTGGTGCGGCTTGATTCGGCATCCGGCAATCGCGTCTGGGCCGTTGACCTGCCCAAATACGTCAAGGACAAGCCCAAGAAGCGCGGCGAGATCTTTGCCCATTACGGGCCCGTACTTGCGGGCGGACGCCTGATTGTTGCGTCCAATGACGGGGTTTTGCGCAGCTTTGATCCGGTCAGCGGGGCATTGCTGTCCACGGTCGAAGTGCCCGGCGGGGCAACCACCGGACCGGTCGTGGCGGGCGGTGTTTTGTACGTTGTCGGCACCAACGGACAACTCCACGCTTTCCGTTAG
- the der gene encoding ribosome biogenesis GTPase Der has protein sequence MSFTLAIVGRPNVGKSTLFNRLVGKRLALVDDQPGVTRDLREGAARLGDLRFTVIDTAGLEEVTDDSLQGRMRRLTERAVDMADICLFMIDARTGVTPSDQLFAEILRKRSAHVILAANKGEGAAADAGVIEAYALGLGEPIRMSAEHGEGLNDLYAQLMPLADAFAKKASDEAPDVDVTIDADDPDAVRVPTRAKPLQVAVVGRPNAGKSTLINHIIGEDRLLTGPEAGITRDAISVQTDWDDVPVRIFDTAGMRKKAKVQEKLEKLSVGDGLRAVKFAEVVVVLLDAAIPFEQQDLRIADLAEREGRAVVVAVNKWDIEPDKQKKLKDLRESFERLLPQLRGAPLVTVSAKTGKGVDRLKDAILKAYEIWNRRVTTAQLNRWLTGMLEQHPPPAPQGKRIKLRYMTQAKTRPPGFVVMCSHPDKLPASYSRYLVNGLRVDFDMPGTPIRLFMRSQNEENPYKNRKKSAPSKLRKHTEGRRTDR, from the coding sequence ATGTCTTTTACCCTCGCCATCGTGGGGCGCCCGAACGTGGGCAAATCCACGCTGTTCAACCGCCTTGTGGGCAAACGTCTGGCACTGGTCGACGACCAGCCCGGCGTAACGCGCGACTTGCGCGAAGGCGCTGCGCGTCTGGGGGATCTGCGCTTTACCGTGATCGACACCGCAGGGCTGGAAGAAGTCACCGATGACAGCCTGCAGGGCCGGATGCGCCGGCTGACGGAACGCGCGGTTGATATGGCCGATATCTGCCTGTTCATGATTGACGCGCGCACCGGCGTGACCCCGTCCGACCAACTGTTTGCCGAAATTCTGCGCAAACGCTCGGCCCATGTGATTCTGGCCGCCAACAAGGGCGAAGGCGCGGCCGCCGATGCCGGTGTGATCGAAGCCTACGCACTGGGTCTGGGCGAACCGATCCGCATGTCTGCCGAACACGGCGAGGGGTTGAACGATCTTTATGCCCAGTTGATGCCGCTGGCCGATGCCTTTGCCAAGAAGGCCAGCGACGAAGCCCCCGATGTGGATGTCACAATTGACGCGGATGATCCGGACGCCGTGCGCGTGCCGACCCGCGCCAAACCGTTGCAGGTGGCAGTGGTGGGGCGCCCGAACGCAGGAAAATCCACCCTGATCAACCACATCATCGGCGAAGACCGCCTGTTGACCGGTCCCGAAGCCGGCATTACCCGCGACGCGATTTCCGTGCAGACCGACTGGGACGACGTGCCGGTGCGTATCTTTGATACGGCAGGCATGAGGAAAAAGGCGAAAGTACAGGAAAAGCTTGAGAAATTGTCGGTTGGCGACGGGTTGCGCGCTGTCAAGTTTGCCGAAGTGGTGGTGGTGCTGCTGGATGCGGCCATTCCCTTTGAACAGCAGGATCTGCGCATCGCCGATCTGGCCGAGCGCGAAGGGCGCGCCGTGGTGGTCGCTGTCAACAAATGGGACATCGAACCGGACAAGCAAAAGAAACTCAAGGATCTGCGTGAAAGCTTTGAACGGCTGCTGCCACAGTTGCGGGGTGCGCCGCTGGTGACGGTGTCCGCCAAAACCGGCAAGGGCGTCGACCGGCTTAAAGACGCGATCCTCAAGGCTTACGAGATCTGGAACCGGCGGGTGACAACGGCACAATTGAACCGCTGGCTGACCGGCATGCTGGAACAGCATCCGCCCCCCGCACCGCAGGGCAAGCGCATCAAACTGCGTTACATGACCCAGGCCAAAACGCGCCCGCCCGGATTTGTCGTGATGTGTTCGCATCCCGACAAATTGCCTGCCAGCTATTCGCGCTACCTTGTCAATGGCTTACGCGTCGACTTTGATATGCCGGGGACACCGATCCGCCTGTTCATGCGCAGCCAGAACGAAGAAAACCCGTACAAGAACCGCAAGAAATCGGCACCGTCCAAACTGCGCAAACATACCGAAGGCCGCCGCACAGACAGGTAG